In one window of Campylobacter coli DNA:
- a CDS encoding M99 family carboxypeptidase catalytic domain-containing protein produces the protein MKFFISIIFFISGLFALDLEFSVGENGKSLDDNNTVLIFGGIQGDEPGGFHAASLLLSDYNITKGKIIVAPNLAFDSIIKRSRGNNGDLNRKFASLSPKDPDYQTVQRIKELILLPEVSMVINLHDGWGFYKPTYIDAMQNPKRWGNSSVIDTSEINASKYPNLEGIATQTVNSVNASLADPKHAYHLKNTKTQELGDTEMLKALTYFVISNHKAAFANEASKNLPVNLRAYYHLLAIENYLKTAGIEFTRTFELTPQGVDKAINQELEVKLFDDKILLSLKNPRQVINYVPFPINKELNYNTSNELTAVIAENNSFYIQYGNRFQTRLYPEYLEFSNPFDKVTLQVDGNETIVNFGTKLQVKENFLVPRIKGVRVNIIGFDHGRDESNMLVSKKNMQKPYSLDMAGKIYRVEFYELRGANLQQFLEDSVESKLIKNAKILDLSTLKTARSKDKFIGSILVEFE, from the coding sequence ATGAAATTTTTTATATCGATTATTTTTTTTATAAGTGGACTTTTTGCTTTGGATTTGGAATTTAGTGTAGGAGAAAATGGAAAAAGCTTAGATGATAATAATACAGTTTTGATTTTTGGGGGAATTCAAGGTGATGAGCCTGGTGGATTTCACGCAGCAAGTTTGCTTTTGAGTGATTATAATATCACTAAAGGTAAAATCATAGTTGCTCCTAACTTGGCTTTTGATAGTATTATCAAGCGCTCGCGTGGAAATAATGGAGATTTAAACCGCAAATTCGCAAGTCTAAGTCCAAAAGATCCTGATTATCAAACAGTTCAACGCATTAAAGAGCTTATCTTGCTTCCTGAAGTTAGTATGGTGATCAATCTTCACGATGGTTGGGGTTTTTATAAGCCCACATATATTGATGCTATGCAAAATCCTAAGCGTTGGGGAAATTCAAGCGTGATTGATACAAGTGAAATCAATGCTAGTAAATACCCCAATCTTGAAGGTATAGCCACTCAAACTGTAAATAGTGTCAATGCTTCCTTAGCTGATCCAAAACATGCTTATCATCTTAAAAATACCAAAACTCAAGAGCTTGGCGATACTGAAATGCTAAAAGCTTTAACATATTTTGTTATATCCAATCACAAAGCCGCTTTTGCGAATGAAGCAAGTAAAAATTTGCCTGTAAATTTAAGGGCTTATTACCATCTTTTGGCCATCGAAAACTATCTAAAAACAGCAGGAATTGAATTTACTAGAACTTTTGAGCTTACCCCACAAGGTGTTGATAAAGCTATCAATCAAGAGCTCGAAGTCAAGCTTTTTGATGATAAAATTTTACTTTCTTTAAAAAATCCAAGACAAGTTATCAATTATGTACCTTTTCCTATCAACAAAGAATTAAATTATAACACTAGCAATGAGCTTACTGCGGTTATAGCTGAAAATAATTCTTTTTATATCCAATATGGCAACCGATTTCAAACAAGACTTTATCCTGAATATCTTGAATTTAGCAACCCTTTTGATAAAGTAACTCTACAAGTAGATGGCAATGAAACTATAGTTAATTTTGGAACAAAACTTCAAGTTAAAGAAAATTTTCTTGTGCCAAGGATTAAAGGTGTGCGTGTAAATATCATAGGTTTTGATCATGGCAGAGATGAAAGCAATATGTTAGTTTCTAAAAAAAATATGCAAAAGCCTTATTCTTTAGATATGGCAGGAAAAATTTATCGTGTAGAATTTTATGAATTAAGAGGGGCTAATTTGCAACAATTTTTAGAAGATAGTGTCGAAAGCAAGCTTATCAAAAATGCTAAAATTCTTGATCTTTCTACTCTAAAAACCGCAAGATCTAAAGATAAATTTATCGGTTCTATTTTAGTGGAATTTGAATGA
- a CDS encoding molybdenum cofactor guanylyltransferase, producing MKLENLNCVILCGGKSSRMGEDKSKLIFKNQTLTQFQVEKFSKIFKNVYVSAKEDKFGAKFKLIKDCPEFEIYSPMLALYSILSNFKDEFVFILSVDSPNLSDKELLKMLAFLEQDYQIIIAKTPSHKHPLCGFYHSSVAYLCKELLEKNEQKIALLFSKAKTHFVEFEDETPFLNLNFYQEYEQFKSEYE from the coding sequence TTGAAACTTGAAAATTTAAATTGTGTGATTTTATGTGGGGGTAAATCAAGTCGCATGGGAGAGGATAAAAGCAAATTGATTTTTAAAAATCAAACCTTAACCCAATTTCAAGTAGAAAAATTTTCAAAAATATTTAAAAATGTTTATGTGAGTGCTAAAGAGGACAAATTTGGAGCAAAATTTAAACTCATAAAAGATTGTCCTGAATTTGAAATTTACTCCCCCATGCTTGCGCTTTATTCTATACTTTCAAATTTTAAAGATGAATTTGTTTTTATTTTAAGCGTAGATAGTCCTAATCTAAGCGATAAAGAGCTTTTAAAAATGCTAGCCTTTTTAGAGCAAGATTATCAAATCATCATTGCCAAAACCCCCTCACACAAACATCCTTTATGCGGATTTTATCACAGCTCTGTAGCTTATCTTTGTAAAGAATTATTAGAAAAAAATGAGCAAAAAATCGCTTTATTGTTTTCTAAAGCGAAAACCCACTTTGTGGAATTTGAGGATGAAACTCCTTTCTTAAATCTTAATTTTTATCAAGAATATGAGCAATTTAAAAGCGAGTACGAGTGA
- the tsaD gene encoding tRNA (adenosine(37)-N6)-threonylcarbamoyltransferase complex transferase subunit TsaD, with translation MKNLILAIESSCDDSSIAVMDKDTLECKFHKKISQEMEHNVYGGVVPELAARLHSEALPRILEQCKGYFDKLCAIAVTNEPGLSVSLLSGISMAKTLALSLNLPLMAINHLKGHIYSLFLEEPICLDMGILLVSGGHTMVLYLGKDGKIEILARTNDDSFGESFDKVAKMMNLGYPGGVLIENLAQKAKLKNIHFNIPLKHSKELAYSFSGLKNAVRLEILKHENLDEDIKAEIAYGFENAACEHIMDKLEKIFNLYKFKTFGVVGGASANLNLRSRLQNLCEKYQSKLKLAPLKYCSDNALMIARAGVDTYKRKEFVELEEEILSPKNKNFLRI, from the coding sequence ATGAAAAATCTTATTTTAGCCATAGAAAGTTCTTGTGATGATAGCTCTATAGCAGTGATGGATAAAGATACTTTAGAGTGTAAATTTCATAAAAAAATTTCTCAAGAAATGGAGCACAATGTTTATGGCGGAGTAGTGCCCGAGCTTGCAGCAAGACTTCATAGTGAAGCCTTGCCAAGGATACTTGAGCAATGCAAGGGGTATTTTGATAAACTCTGTGCCATAGCTGTGACAAATGAACCTGGACTTAGTGTTTCTTTGCTTAGTGGCATAAGTATGGCAAAGACTTTAGCGCTTAGTCTTAATTTGCCTTTAATGGCTATCAATCATCTTAAAGGCCATATTTATAGTCTTTTTTTGGAAGAGCCAATTTGCCTTGATATGGGAATTTTGCTTGTAAGTGGCGGGCATACCATGGTTCTTTATCTTGGGAAAGATGGAAAAATAGAAATTTTAGCAAGAACTAACGATGATAGCTTTGGCGAAAGTTTTGATAAGGTAGCTAAGATGATGAATTTGGGCTATCCTGGCGGAGTACTTATAGAAAATTTAGCCCAAAAAGCCAAATTAAAAAATATCCACTTTAATATCCCTTTAAAACACTCCAAAGAGCTTGCTTATAGTTTTTCAGGGCTTAAAAATGCGGTGCGTTTGGAAATTTTAAAACATGAAAATTTAGATGAAGATATAAAAGCAGAAATTGCTTATGGATTTGAAAATGCAGCATGTGAACATATCATGGATAAATTAGAAAAGATTTTTAATCTTTACAAGTTTAAAACCTTTGGTGTTGTAGGAGGAGCAAGTGCGAATTTAAATTTGCGTTCTCGTTTGCAAAATTTATGTGAAAAGTATCAAAGCAAATTAAAACTAGCTCCTTTAAAATACTGCTCTGATAATGCTTTAATGATTGCAAGAGCTGGGGTTGATACTTACAAAAGAAAAGAATTTGTGGAACTTGAAGAGGAGATTTTAAGTCCAAAAAATAAAAATTTTTTAAGGATATAA
- a CDS encoding phosphatidate cytidylyltransferase, translating to MFNAARIIWGVVMAIAVILIALIDQFIINFIVFAFILYLAFNEAKKLFNLEDVSIIPLALAFILGTISENPLAFGALAALLVLGYLVYKKAPNLKAVWVYLYPSLPVLALWQVYLDDGMFALFWLIAIVAICDSAAYFIGKLLGKTPFSQTSPNKTLEGVIGGLVCASILGTLIGIFVYSFWLSLLCSFFVAFFAVIGDLLESYFKREAGVKDSGDLIPGHGGILDRIDAVIIAAFVMVALL from the coding sequence ATGTTTAATGCAGCAAGAATTATTTGGGGCGTAGTGATGGCCATAGCAGTGATACTCATTGCTTTAATCGATCAGTTTATTATCAATTTTATTGTTTTTGCGTTTATATTGTATCTAGCTTTTAATGAAGCAAAAAAATTATTTAATTTAGAAGATGTAAGCATTATCCCTTTGGCTTTAGCCTTTATACTTGGAACCATTAGTGAAAATCCTTTGGCTTTTGGTGCTTTAGCAGCACTTTTGGTGTTGGGTTATCTTGTATATAAAAAAGCTCCTAACTTAAAGGCTGTTTGGGTTTATCTTTATCCGAGCTTGCCTGTATTAGCGCTTTGGCAGGTGTATTTAGATGATGGAATGTTTGCTTTGTTTTGGTTGATTGCTATTGTTGCAATTTGCGATAGCGCAGCTTATTTTATAGGCAAGCTTTTGGGAAAAACTCCCTTTTCACAAACCAGTCCTAATAAAACCTTAGAAGGCGTGATAGGTGGACTTGTTTGTGCGAGTATTTTGGGTACCTTGATAGGAATTTTTGTTTATAGTTTTTGGCTTTCTTTGCTTTGCTCGTTTTTTGTAGCATTTTTTGCAGTTATTGGTGATTTGCTTGAGAGTTATTTTAAAAGAGAAGCGGGTGTAAAGGATAGCGGAGATCTTATACCAGGACATGGTGGAATTTTAGATAGAATTGATGCGGTGATTATCGCTGCTTTTGTGATGGTTGCTCTTTTATGA
- a CDS encoding phospholipase A, with translation MKKILFLIFFYSLVFCDDFEQALEFEKKGQYEKAMQIYKKLALQNSSKQEFQENNASLNSNTKHEMQATQKAASTKEDFSRIALENYLGEDSSFNPLGISSYKMNYFLPFAYSFGSLGGENRKTEMKFQLSIKKRLFEDLLGLGEKYYVGYTQTSWWQNYKHSSPFRETNYQPEFFVDIPLHFEEYKFLNNLRVGILHESNGKGDENLESRSWNRIYASSVFLYQRFLFVPRIWYRIPENSEDDDNPEITHYMGNFDINMGYLGNDYFINLMLRNNLDFHDNKAAVQVDIGYDIFDNGIYWYLQYFNGYGESLIDYNKRLQRLSTGFLISY, from the coding sequence GTGAAAAAAATTCTTTTTTTGATATTTTTTTATAGTTTAGTATTTTGTGATGATTTTGAACAAGCTTTAGAATTTGAGAAAAAAGGGCAATATGAAAAAGCTATGCAAATTTATAAAAAACTAGCCTTGCAGAATTCTTCTAAACAAGAATTCCAAGAAAATAATGCTTCTTTAAATTCAAACACAAAGCACGAAATGCAAGCTACCCAAAAAGCAGCTAGCACAAAAGAGGATTTTTCACGTATCGCTTTGGAAAATTATTTAGGAGAGGATTCAAGCTTTAATCCCCTTGGAATCAGCTCATATAAGATGAATTATTTTCTACCCTTTGCTTATAGCTTTGGCTCATTAGGCGGGGAAAATAGAAAAACTGAAATGAAATTTCAACTCAGTATTAAAAAAAGATTGTTTGAAGATTTGTTAGGATTGGGTGAAAAATATTATGTAGGCTATACTCAAACATCTTGGTGGCAAAATTATAAACATTCCTCACCTTTTAGAGAAACAAATTATCAGCCTGAATTTTTTGTAGATATTCCTTTGCATTTTGAAGAGTATAAATTTCTTAACAATCTAAGAGTGGGAATTTTGCATGAGAGCAATGGCAAAGGAGATGAGAATTTAGAATCACGCTCTTGGAATAGAATTTATGCTTCAAGCGTATTTTTATATCAGCGTTTTTTATTTGTTCCTAGAATTTGGTATAGAATTCCTGAAAACAGCGAAGATGATGATAATCCTGAAATCACACATTATATGGGAAATTTTGATATCAATATGGGATATTTAGGAAATGATTATTTTATCAATCTTATGCTAAGAAATAATCTTGATTTTCATGATAATAAGGCTGCGGTGCAAGTAGATATAGGATATGATATTTTTGATAATGGAATTTATTGGTATTTACAATACTTCAATGGCTATGGAGAGAGCCTCATAGACTACAACAAGCGCTTACAAAGACTTTCTACGGGATTTTTAATTTCATATTAA
- the dxr gene encoding 1-deoxy-D-xylulose-5-phosphate reductoisomerase, translated as MIVFGSTGSIGLNALKLATLKNIKISALACGENISLLNEQIEQFKPEFVAIKNSKDKHLVKHDKIFVGQEGLEEILSLCEDDLLLNAIVGFAGLKSTLKAKELGKKIALANKESLVVAGKFLKGAKFLPVDSEHSALKFLLEGKKDIAKLYITASGGAFYKHKIKDLSHVSVKDALKHPNWNMGSKITIDSATMANKLFEIIEAYHLYDFKNIDALIEPKSLVHAMCEFKNGASTAYFSRADMKLSISEAIFSKHDSKILEPVDFVKLSSLKFYKISTKKYPIFKLKNELLNNPDLGVIINAANEIGVQNFLDNKIQFLDIAHVIFKALDHFGVPKISSIDEVFEYDYKTREYLRGMK; from the coding sequence ATGATAGTTTTTGGAAGTACAGGAAGTATAGGGCTTAATGCTCTAAAACTTGCCACTTTAAAAAATATCAAGATTTCTGCTCTTGCTTGCGGGGAAAATATAAGCCTTTTAAATGAACAAATAGAACAATTTAAACCCGAATTTGTAGCGATTAAAAACTCTAAAGATAAGCATTTAGTAAAACACGATAAGATCTTTGTAGGACAAGAGGGCTTAGAAGAAATTTTAAGTTTGTGCGAAGATGATTTGCTACTGAATGCTATTGTGGGTTTTGCAGGATTGAAAAGCACCTTAAAAGCAAAGGAGCTTGGCAAAAAAATAGCTTTAGCCAATAAAGAAAGCTTGGTAGTTGCTGGAAAATTTCTAAAAGGGGCGAAGTTTTTACCCGTAGATAGTGAGCATTCGGCTTTGAAATTTTTGCTTGAGGGTAAAAAAGATATAGCAAAGCTTTATATTACTGCAAGCGGTGGAGCTTTTTATAAGCATAAAATTAAAGATTTAAGCCATGTGAGTGTTAAAGATGCTCTAAAGCACCCAAATTGGAATATGGGTTCAAAGATCACGATAGATAGTGCGACAATGGCAAATAAGCTTTTTGAAATCATCGAAGCTTATCATTTGTATGATTTTAAAAATATCGATGCTTTAATCGAACCAAAATCTTTAGTTCATGCTATGTGCGAGTTTAAAAATGGCGCAAGCACGGCATATTTTTCAAGAGCAGATATGAAATTATCCATATCAGAGGCTATTTTTTCTAAGCATGATAGTAAAATTTTAGAGCCTGTTGACTTTGTTAAACTTTCTAGTTTAAAATTTTATAAAATCAGCACAAAAAAATATCCTATTTTTAAACTCAAAAACGAGCTTTTAAACAATCCTGATTTAGGCGTGATTATCAATGCTGCTAATGAAATAGGGGTACAAAATTTTTTAGATAATAAAATACAATTTTTAGATATTGCTCATGTTATTTTTAAAGCATTGGATCATTTTGGCGTGCCTAAAATTTCAAGTATTGATGAAGTTTTTGAGTATGATTATAAAACAAGAGAGTATTTAAGGGGAATGAAATGA
- a CDS encoding DUF2920 family protein: MIVNKTYEIDSCDDVELGIKRESKLEFKLCFDDEKEMKALVFIVPGLGGDANENYREHLAEFVANEFSVAVVSVNYHCIGNRPQTGSTFYLDDIDKLILQTSCETLGIKINPDKLNSLEDLNFTLKKVDTILEERKTQRKIVSNFKLSIHLSLQPAKNEYQNFGVMQAQDLLNAALYLKAHAPFNTMGGGMPVIMIGSSHGGYLAHLAAKFAPWLVDGVIDNSSYAKFLWRLIGFGKEIDFAKYYCFGTAIFFKHIHIYCSDKTFWTSNSSSNNFFSIPRRMIRYILEPNHIENQANYPKPYYASYHSFYDKEIAPPDEKLELYKYLKQFDFDAELHMIKNPDQIDGKFIKNLDHGMGMSIKTLISKELPCMLEKILSNSRKEWKNKSISYPCDGLIYHFSEKDNKINLDITKT, encoded by the coding sequence ATGATAGTAAATAAAACTTATGAAATTGATTCTTGTGATGATGTAGAACTTGGTATAAAAAGAGAATCAAAGCTTGAATTTAAACTTTGTTTTGATGATGAAAAAGAAATGAAAGCTTTGGTCTTTATAGTCCCTGGACTTGGCGGGGATGCAAATGAAAATTATCGTGAGCATTTAGCTGAATTTGTAGCAAATGAATTTAGTGTAGCTGTTGTTAGCGTAAATTATCATTGTATAGGAAATCGTCCCCAAACAGGTTCTACTTTTTATTTAGATGATATAGATAAGTTGATTTTGCAAACGAGTTGTGAAACTTTAGGCATAAAAATCAATCCAGATAAGTTAAATTCTTTAGAAGATTTAAATTTTACACTTAAAAAAGTAGACACAATCCTAGAAGAGCGTAAAACTCAAAGAAAAATTGTTTCAAATTTTAAACTAAGCATTCATTTAAGTTTGCAGCCTGCTAAAAATGAGTATCAAAATTTTGGAGTAATGCAAGCGCAAGATTTATTAAATGCAGCTCTTTATCTTAAGGCTCATGCACCTTTTAACACTATGGGGGGGGGTATGCCCGTTATCATGATAGGTAGTTCTCATGGAGGATATTTAGCACATTTAGCAGCTAAATTTGCACCTTGGCTTGTAGATGGTGTGATAGATAATTCTAGTTATGCTAAGTTTCTTTGGCGTCTTATAGGTTTTGGTAAGGAAATTGATTTTGCAAAATACTATTGTTTTGGAACGGCTATTTTTTTTAAACATATCCATATTTATTGTTCGGATAAAACTTTTTGGACAAGTAATTCAAGCTCAAATAACTTTTTTTCTATACCAAGAAGAATGATAAGATACATACTAGAGCCAAATCATATAGAAAATCAAGCAAATTATCCAAAACCCTATTATGCAAGCTATCATTCTTTTTATGATAAAGAAATAGCTCCGCCCGATGAGAAATTAGAACTTTATAAATATTTAAAGCAATTTGATTTTGATGCCGAGCTTCATATGATAAAAAATCCAGATCAAATTGATGGTAAATTTATCAAAAACTTAGATCATGGTATGGGAATGTCTATAAAAACTTTGATTTCTAAAGAACTTCCTTGTATGCTTGAAAAAATTTTATCTAATTCTAGAAAAGAATGGAAAAACAAAAGCATAAGCTACCCTTGTGATGGCTTGATATATCATTTTAGCGAAAAAGACAATAAAATCAATCTAGATATCACAAAAACTTAA
- a CDS encoding ABC transporter permease, with the protein MLFKHLFSLNILLILLVIFGILSLFIGVIRINLDDIFSLSATQLEIILLTRIPRLIAILLTGMSLSICGLIMQQLTQNKFVSPTTAGTMDCAKFGILISLIFFAGASFFTQALIASIFALLGSFIFIQILRKIKLKDVIFVPLIGLMFGGIINAITTFFAYALNYIQNIQGWLQGSMANVMQGNYELLYISLPLFILAYFLAHKITIAGMGEDLALNLGVSYNTILFLGLIIVSIITSVVIVSVGVIPFLGLIIPNLVAIYRGDNLKKNLIYIALCGALFLLICDIISRLVIFPFEMPLSITAGVLGSLIFIFLLLKRKTYA; encoded by the coding sequence TTGCTTTTTAAACACTTGTTTAGTTTAAATATTCTTTTAATCTTACTTGTCATTTTTGGAATATTAAGCTTATTTATAGGGGTTATTCGTATCAATTTAGACGATATTTTTTCACTCAGCGCTACCCAGCTTGAAATCATTTTGCTTACAAGAATTCCACGACTTATCGCAATTTTACTCACAGGTATGAGTCTTAGTATATGCGGACTCATCATGCAACAACTCACACAAAATAAATTTGTTTCCCCAACAACTGCAGGGACTATGGATTGTGCTAAATTTGGTATATTGATTTCTTTAATATTTTTTGCAGGAGCCTCTTTTTTTACCCAAGCCCTCATCGCATCTATTTTCGCACTTTTAGGCTCTTTTATATTTATCCAAATTTTAAGAAAAATCAAACTCAAAGATGTGATTTTCGTGCCTTTGATAGGCTTAATGTTTGGCGGGATTATAAATGCTATAACCACTTTTTTTGCCTATGCTTTAAATTATATACAAAATATCCAAGGTTGGCTACAAGGCAGCATGGCAAATGTTATGCAGGGAAATTATGAATTGCTTTATATTTCTTTACCGCTTTTTATACTTGCTTATTTTCTAGCTCATAAAATCACTATAGCAGGTATGGGAGAAGATCTTGCTTTAAATCTTGGGGTTTCTTATAATACAATCTTATTTTTAGGTTTAATAATAGTTTCTATTATCACTAGTGTGGTGATTGTAAGTGTTGGAGTTATACCTTTTTTAGGTCTTATTATCCCTAATCTTGTTGCCATTTATCGCGGGGATAATCTTAAGAAAAATCTCATCTATATAGCATTATGTGGGGCTTTGTTTTTGCTTATTTGCGATATTATCTCAAGGCTTGTGATTTTTCCTTTTGAAATGCCATTAAGCATAACTGCGGGTGTTTTAGGATCTTTGATCTTTATTTTTCTTTTACTCAAAAGGAAAACTTATGCGTAA
- a CDS encoding prepilin-type N-terminal cleavage/methylation domain-containing protein — protein MKRAFTILELVFVIVILGILAAIALPKFSSSRDEAEVSKSLNNLKTLINDISIYALKNSDLSTMNFMSNVSGVENVDLKNFTGIKEVNFRVGEDKECIKLIFIDKNDFVLMGISSNEASKNAIINIANNPKQEFQNLDFTSSSKNKACVALSKNENFKNLASQTYILIGGFDDSK, from the coding sequence GTGAAAAGAGCTTTTACTATATTGGAACTTGTTTTTGTTATCGTGATTTTAGGAATTTTAGCAGCAATCGCTTTGCCAAAATTCAGTTCTAGTAGAGATGAAGCTGAGGTGAGTAAATCCTTAAACAATCTTAAAACTTTAATCAACGATATAAGTATCTATGCCTTAAAAAATAGTGATTTAAGCACTATGAATTTTATGAGCAATGTAAGCGGAGTGGAAAATGTTGATCTTAAAAATTTTACAGGTATAAAAGAAGTAAATTTTAGGGTAGGAGAGGATAAAGAGTGTATAAAGCTGATTTTCATTGATAAAAATGATTTTGTATTGATGGGAATTTCTAGCAATGAAGCAAGTAAAAATGCCATAATCAACATAGCCAATAACCCAAAACAAGAATTTCAAAACTTAGACTTTACAAGCAGCTCAAAAAATAAAGCTTGCGTGGCCTTAAGTAAAAATGAGAATTTTAAGAATTTAGCGAGTCAAACTTATATTTTGATAGGGGGATTTGATGATAGTAAATAA
- a CDS encoding NFACT family protein — MKYTELMQLQKFFSQFKKIDFIKRVNDNILELSFDKQRFIFDLTRGMSAIYTAKLMSKNYNAPFDFMLKKYFNNAFIKEVKLLQGNRILCFSVRVDKAYKSYESKIYFEFTGKNTNVIITDEKDLIIEALRHIDKSYRVVKPNVVLEALKPYKMDEKFEEIKNFNDYFTQKFEILHANKIKQIQTLKLAQIDKKIENLEELYLALDKEELLLDQALNLRKQADILFANLSILKEYEREFELDDFEGKKVKFKLDLSPKESANLFYKNAKKLEQKARNLNLQRENLKEKLDFAKGLKEMLSKAKNEFELEILLPKKSTKKNQENKQDNGIANFYFNEFKICVGKNEKGNENLLKSAKKDDLWLHVRDIPSSHVLIISNKQKISEEVIEFSARLCVNFSGLKKGSYWVDYTLKNFVKVQQKAFVKYTNFKSINITKD; from the coding sequence ATGAAATACACAGAACTTATGCAATTACAAAAATTTTTTTCCCAGTTTAAAAAAATCGATTTTATCAAGCGTGTTAATGATAATATTTTAGAGCTAAGCTTTGATAAACAAAGATTTATTTTTGATTTAACTCGTGGAATGAGTGCTATTTATACTGCAAAATTGATGAGTAAAAATTATAACGCTCCTTTTGATTTCATGCTAAAAAAATACTTTAACAATGCTTTTATCAAAGAAGTGAAATTGCTTCAAGGCAATCGTATTTTATGTTTTAGTGTTAGGGTTGATAAGGCTTATAAGAGCTATGAAAGTAAGATTTATTTTGAATTTACGGGTAAAAATACTAATGTAATTATCACAGATGAAAAAGATTTGATTATAGAGGCTTTAAGGCATATTGATAAAAGTTACCGCGTTGTTAAGCCTAATGTGGTTTTAGAGGCTTTAAAGCCTTATAAAATGGATGAAAAATTTGAAGAAATAAAAAATTTTAATGATTATTTTACTCAAAAATTTGAAATTTTACATGCAAATAAAATCAAACAAATTCAAACACTTAAACTCGCTCAAATTGATAAAAAAATAGAAAATTTAGAAGAGCTTTATCTTGCTTTGGATAAAGAAGAGCTTTTGTTGGATCAGGCTTTAAATTTAAGAAAGCAAGCGGATATTTTATTTGCTAATTTAAGCATTTTAAAAGAATATGAAAGAGAATTTGAACTTGATGATTTTGAAGGAAAAAAGGTAAAATTTAAACTTGATTTAAGTCCAAAAGAAAGTGCTAATTTATTTTATAAAAATGCTAAAAAATTAGAACAAAAGGCTAGAAATTTAAATTTACAAAGAGAAAATTTAAAAGAAAAACTAGACTTTGCTAAGGGTTTAAAAGAAATGCTAAGTAAAGCTAAAAATGAATTTGAGCTTGAAATTTTATTGCCTAAAAAAAGCACTAAGAAAAATCAAGAAAACAAGCAAGATAATGGCATAGCTAATTTTTATTTTAATGAGTTTAAAATTTGTGTAGGTAAAAATGAAAAAGGCAATGAAAATTTGCTAAAGAGTGCAAAAAAAGATGATTTGTGGTTACATGTAAGGGATATTCCAAGCTCTCATGTTTTGATTATTTCAAACAAGCAAAAAATCAGCGAAGAAGTGATAGAATTTAGTGCGAGGCTTTGCGTGAATTTTTCAGGATTAAAGAAAGGTTCATATTGGGTCGATTATACTTTAAAGAATTTTGTTAAGGTTCAGCAAAAGGCGTTTGTAAAATATACAAATTTTAAAAGTATCAATATCACAAAGGATTAA